A stretch of the Aphis gossypii isolate Hap1 chromosome 2, ASM2018417v2, whole genome shotgun sequence genome encodes the following:
- the LOC126549888 gene encoding piggyBac transposable element-derived protein 5-like, with translation MDERMINNALDDSDNFSSDSFDDSDSDSIYCVENENNSDSQESSDDEDQIENQTLLTSNNSQSNWNIVTVILDEDIGPMDYFKLFLTDNIIELMVIETNRNAQQFLNTQKITRGSRFSFWQPINKNDMEKFMGLLMWMGLVKMTSIADYWSKAERYKNGVAPKTMSRNKFELILRFWHFEDNETANKTDRLYKVRKLLNMANDLVKNIHKPGEIIAVDESMIPFRGRLKFRQYIKNKTHKYGVKFFKVCGTNGYTYKIIIYEGKQSKPGEALSETIVTSLCENYLNEGRTIVTFIRLFH, from the exons atggaTGAACGCATGATTAATAATGCACTAGATGATTCTGACAATTTTTCTAGTGACAGTTTTGACGATAGTGATAGTGATTCGATATATTgtgttgaaaatgaaaataatagcgATTCTCAAGAGTCGTCAGATGATGAGGATCAAATTGAGAATCAAACTTTACTGACATCTAACAATAGCCAATCAAATTGGAATATAGTAACAG TCATTTTAGATGAGGATATTGGACCTatggattattttaaattgtttttaactgaCAATATAATTGAGTTAATGGTTATTGAAACAAATAGAAACgctcaacaatttttaaatactcaaaaaattaCACGTGGTAGTAGATTTTCATTTTGGCaaccaataaacaaaaatgatatgGAAAAATTTATGGGACTTTTGATGTGGATGGGACTCGTAAAAATGACTTCAATAGCTGACTATTGGAGCAAAGCTGAACGTTATAAAAATGGTGTTGCACCAAAAACTATGAGTCGGAATAAATTTGAACTCATTCTTAGGTTTTGGCATTTTGAGGACAATGAGACTGCTAACAAAACTGATCGCTTATACAAAGTAAGAAAATTACTCAATATGGCAAatgatttagtaaaaaatatacataaacctGGAGAAATAATTGCGGTTGATGAATCTATGATACCTTTTCGAGGCAGACTTAAATTTCGGcagtatatcaaaaataaaacgcaTAAGTATGGcgtaaaatttttcaaagtatGTGGGACTAATGGTTAcacgtataaaattattatatacgaaggAAAACAATCTAAACCCGGAGAAGCGTTGAGTGAAACAATAGTAACTTCTTTGTGTGAAAACTATCTGAACGAAGGACGTACTATTGTCACTTTTATACGTCTGTTCCACTAG